A single genomic interval of uncultured Pseudodesulfovibrio sp. harbors:
- a CDS encoding SpoIIE family protein phosphatase has translation MVQLPVWELGLVILIPMATACALRCPLEKKFVLRKAPISRSLAQFRLDLALFFAAGMVMALILLFGYHFPLLQSGMKLMLGIFTVGMFASIDLALARERLIIRAALSGEATFAPPRQLSPLTRKFSLVATLILVLITAIILLVLIRDIHWLASQDLTMESIDLLGRSVLLEILFVMGFLLLMVINLVFSYARNLRILFDNETVVLENVSQGDLTRKVPVTTNDELGFIAGHTNTMISSLREGVRMREGLLVAQEVQQHFLPASAPVVPGLDIAGTARFSDETGGDFYDFVDCERSECGTIGIVVGDVSGHGIGAALLMAAGRSLIRQSATLGGSPARNISTANRSLARDIDGSGRFITLFFMTINPVEETATWVNAGHQPPLLFADGTFTELRGNDIPLGVEEAWEFHEQQMNLPGPGQILLIGTDGAWEAHNERGEMFGDQRIRTLIRDNRDRSAQDILEAIINAVRKFCGDTAQEDDITMVVIKGVEE, from the coding sequence ATGGTACAGCTCCCGGTCTGGGAGCTTGGACTCGTGATTCTCATCCCCATGGCGACTGCCTGTGCCCTGCGATGCCCATTGGAAAAAAAGTTTGTACTCCGAAAGGCACCCATCAGCCGTTCCCTTGCCCAGTTCCGTCTCGATCTCGCACTCTTCTTCGCAGCGGGCATGGTAATGGCGCTCATCCTGCTCTTCGGCTACCACTTTCCCCTGCTGCAAAGCGGCATGAAACTGATGCTCGGCATCTTCACGGTGGGCATGTTCGCGTCCATTGACCTCGCCCTTGCACGGGAACGCCTTATCATCCGGGCCGCCCTGTCAGGAGAAGCGACCTTTGCCCCGCCCCGGCAGCTTTCACCGCTCACACGAAAATTCTCACTTGTCGCCACACTCATCCTCGTACTCATCACCGCCATCATTCTGCTCGTGCTCATTCGCGACATCCACTGGCTCGCTTCGCAGGACCTGACCATGGAATCCATCGACCTGCTCGGCCGTTCGGTGTTACTCGAAATCCTGTTTGTCATGGGTTTCCTGCTGCTCATGGTCATCAATCTGGTCTTTTCATATGCCCGCAATCTCCGCATCCTCTTTGATAACGAAACCGTGGTGCTTGAAAACGTCAGCCAAGGCGATCTCACGCGAAAGGTTCCAGTCACCACCAACGACGAACTCGGATTCATTGCCGGACACACCAACACAATGATTTCATCGCTTCGGGAAGGCGTACGCATGCGCGAAGGCCTGCTCGTGGCTCAAGAAGTCCAGCAGCACTTCCTGCCCGCCTCCGCGCCTGTCGTTCCGGGACTCGACATCGCCGGGACCGCCCGGTTCTCCGATGAGACCGGCGGGGACTTCTATGACTTCGTCGACTGCGAGCGCAGTGAATGCGGCACCATCGGCATCGTGGTGGGCGACGTTTCCGGCCACGGCATCGGCGCGGCCCTGCTCATGGCGGCGGGCCGTTCACTCATCCGCCAGAGCGCAACTCTGGGCGGCTCACCAGCCCGCAACATCTCAACCGCAAACCGCAGCCTTGCCCGTGACATCGACGGAAGCGGTCGCTTCATCACGCTCTTCTTCATGACCATCAATCCGGTCGAGGAAACCGCCACTTGGGTCAATGCGGGGCATCAACCGCCCCTGCTCTTCGCCGACGGCACGTTCACGGAACTGCGCGGCAACGACATTCCGCTCGGCGTGGAGGAGGCATGGGAATTTCACGAACAGCAGATGAACCTGCCCGGACCGGGCCAGATACTGCTCATCGGCACGGACGGCGCATGGGAAGCACACAACGAACGCGGCGAGATGTTCGGCGATCAGCGCATCAGAACGCTCATTCGCGACAACCGCGACCGCAGCGCCCAGGACATTCTGGAGGCAATCATCAACGCCGTACGGAAGTTCTGCGGTGACACGGCGCAGGAAGACGACATAACCATGGTCGTCATCAAGGGCGTGGAAGAATGA
- a CDS encoding IS1595 family transposase, giving the protein MPASLPAHKNMHFIPPTCLPDIPGGFAALIDDDKRAHEYLLGLTWPTGDPFCPRCGHRKVYTLSGERLRCAKCKYTFQPFSGRWINNGALTPSEWLSLISLFVEECSVHQMKKKLNLSYNTVYKALTAIRFAILAHAMDARQLISPATGLDSYLKGNRLTGGPREMHMDTIPVYGILRRENLVFIDLVPGFQAETLFHFHMNFHLKLIRTGNLVYTDRYKDYDALMFCGNDSLPYEIIRRYDEPPHIDAVNDEFWDYAQTRIKRFRGISCQRFPLYLKELEFRFNNRDKSIEEIIAAYLCALVPVTE; this is encoded by the coding sequence ATGCCTGCCAGCTTGCCCGCACACAAGAATATGCATTTCATTCCACCGACGTGCCTCCCCGACATTCCCGGAGGATTCGCCGCGCTCATCGATGATGACAAGCGGGCGCACGAATACCTGCTCGGACTCACATGGCCTACGGGTGATCCGTTCTGCCCACGCTGTGGGCATCGCAAAGTCTACACCCTTTCGGGTGAACGGCTGCGTTGCGCCAAATGCAAGTATACCTTCCAGCCCTTTTCCGGCCGCTGGATCAATAACGGCGCACTCACGCCGTCCGAATGGCTCAGCCTTATCTCTCTTTTCGTGGAAGAGTGCTCTGTTCACCAGATGAAGAAGAAGCTCAACCTGTCCTACAACACGGTGTACAAGGCGCTCACCGCGATCCGCTTCGCCATTCTCGCCCACGCCATGGACGCACGGCAGCTCATCAGTCCGGCCACAGGTCTCGACTCATATCTCAAGGGCAACCGTCTCACTGGCGGCCCGCGGGAAATGCACATGGACACTATTCCGGTTTATGGAATTCTGCGCCGTGAAAACCTCGTCTTCATCGACCTCGTTCCCGGCTTTCAGGCCGAGACCCTGTTCCACTTTCACATGAACTTCCATCTCAAGCTCATCCGCACCGGAAACCTTGTCTACACCGACCGTTACAAGGACTATGACGCGCTCATGTTCTGCGGAAACGACTCACTTCCTTACGAGATCATCCGCCGCTATGACGAGCCGCCCCACATCGACGCGGTAAACGACGAATTCTGGGACTATGCCCAGACCCGCATCAAGCGTTTCCGGGGCATTTCCTGCCAGCGGTTCCCGCTCTATCTCAAGGAGCTTGAATTCCGTTTCAACAACCGGGACAAATCCATCGAAGAAATCATCGCGGCCTATCTGTGCGCGCTGGTTCCTGTGACGGAATAG
- a CDS encoding transporter substrate-binding domain-containing protein, translating into MRKYYIAFLVIAFAGGWMLFGLLRTSCAHGAASYRKSGVKVAIGKDLAPFSFMGLNGEPKGFFIDYWEKWSEKTGVPVTFVPATFGQGLDLVRTGECDIIPGLLMNDERQKYLDYSVPIHRIKAVILVDNDAAVKSETPLSTLCVGVVARGYAEYYLKTNYPNIKMKGFDSFRGLLDALVGGDIKAIATEYPVFVCAVGEHGRIGDFCIVKNLYERELHAAVPKGNHALLELVNNGLSSISKSEFGHISDRWFIADPPSWTWLKVLSVFAAGALFLAIGVLVHGHRRQASSKRGE; encoded by the coding sequence ATGCGAAAATATTATATAGCGTTTCTGGTTATTGCCTTTGCCGGAGGGTGGATGCTTTTCGGCCTGCTTCGTACGTCCTGTGCACACGGGGCTGCCTCGTACCGGAAAAGCGGGGTAAAGGTTGCCATAGGCAAGGATCTGGCTCCTTTCTCCTTCATGGGGCTCAACGGCGAACCCAAGGGGTTCTTCATCGACTATTGGGAAAAATGGTCTGAGAAGACAGGGGTTCCCGTCACCTTTGTCCCGGCTACATTCGGGCAGGGGCTTGATCTTGTCAGAACCGGAGAATGCGATATCATTCCCGGACTGTTGATGAATGATGAGAGGCAGAAATATTTGGATTATTCTGTGCCCATACACCGGATCAAAGCCGTGATTCTGGTGGATAATGATGCAGCCGTGAAATCCGAGACCCCGCTGTCCACGTTGTGTGTGGGCGTTGTTGCCCGAGGGTATGCCGAGTACTATCTGAAAACCAATTACCCGAACATCAAGATGAAGGGGTTTGATTCGTTTCGTGGGCTTCTCGACGCTCTTGTTGGTGGTGATATCAAGGCCATTGCGACAGAGTATCCTGTTTTTGTCTGTGCGGTCGGGGAACACGGCAGGATCGGCGATTTCTGTATCGTAAAGAATCTCTATGAACGGGAACTGCATGCGGCTGTCCCCAAGGGGAATCATGCCCTGCTTGAACTGGTCAACAACGGTTTGTCTTCCATTTCCAAGAGTGAATTCGGTCACATCTCCGACCGTTGGTTCATAGCTGATCCGCCATCATGGACCTGGTTGAAAGTCCTTTCCGTTTTTGCCGCAGGCGCACTGTTCCTTGCCATTGGTGTGCTTGTTCATGGGCATAGAAGGCAGGCCTCTTCAAAAAGAGGAGAATAG
- a CDS encoding formate dehydrogenase accessory protein FdhE, producing the protein MEFNMDIAARRLEKKISQLRGKSYISGELIDLLDDVAHLQLAARDEAVVTLPADSELAPAEAVFQGLSLIAREEFPYDAAQAEVLLGKLIDLLIRRGGPLGDGAQTVKKALESDEFSAADLFSHFLNDDTSFFASWVERTPDSPKILSFLAFASLGPSIEAAAEKLSEKLPEMKVPAVGTCPICGSLPLISSLNEKEGFRHATCSFCRHDYRIKRIACPVCGEEEQKKLTFFTVDEEPGFRVDVCDTCKTYIKTIDFRELDRIAVPVLDDLDSLALDYVAAGQGYKRATMSAWGF; encoded by the coding sequence ATGGAATTCAACATGGACATAGCGGCTCGCCGACTTGAAAAGAAGATTTCCCAGCTCAGAGGGAAATCCTATATTTCCGGAGAACTCATCGACCTTCTGGACGATGTGGCCCACCTCCAACTCGCAGCTCGCGACGAGGCCGTGGTAACCCTGCCTGCCGACAGCGAACTGGCTCCCGCCGAAGCGGTGTTTCAAGGGCTCTCGCTCATCGCGCGGGAAGAATTTCCATACGATGCGGCACAGGCCGAAGTCCTGCTCGGCAAGCTCATCGATCTGCTCATCAGGCGCGGCGGCCCGCTCGGTGACGGCGCTCAGACCGTGAAAAAAGCGCTCGAATCCGATGAATTCTCCGCAGCGGACCTGTTTTCCCATTTCCTGAATGACGATACGTCGTTCTTTGCCTCATGGGTCGAGCGCACGCCGGATTCACCGAAAATTCTGTCTTTCCTGGCCTTTGCTTCTCTTGGCCCATCCATCGAAGCTGCTGCTGAAAAGCTCTCCGAAAAGCTGCCCGAGATGAAGGTCCCGGCAGTGGGCACATGCCCCATCTGCGGCTCCCTTCCGCTCATTTCCTCGCTGAACGAAAAGGAAGGATTCCGCCACGCCACCTGCTCCTTCTGTCGCCACGACTACCGGATCAAGCGCATTGCCTGCCCTGTCTGCGGCGAAGAGGAGCAGAAAAAGCTCACCTTTTTCACAGTGGATGAAGAACCCGGTTTCCGTGTGGATGTCTGCGACACCTGCAAGACATATATCAAAACCATCGATTTCCGCGAACTGGACCGCATAGCCGTGCCCGTGCTCGACGATCTCGACTCACTGGCTTTGGACTATGTGGCCGCAGGCCAAGGATACAAGCGGGCCACCATGTCCGCCTGGGGTTTCTAA
- a CDS encoding LysE family translocator: MPGVHDLILFVISGIILNLTPGADVAYIVSRSASLGWKQGVVAVLGVCTGCLVHVFSAALGLSAILATSASAFTVVKLAGAAYLVYIGVNMLWDRNGKKTAKTESVTVSRRKVFSQGFLTNALNPKVALFFLAFLPQFVSSDAPSKPMAFLFLGVVFTFNAIFVNLLWAWAAARISNLLSNNGRFGAWAKRAGGAVFMALGIRLAMADSV; this comes from the coding sequence ATGCCCGGAGTTCACGATCTCATTCTCTTCGTCATTTCCGGTATCATTCTGAATCTTACGCCCGGTGCCGACGTGGCCTACATCGTCAGCCGCAGCGCATCCCTCGGCTGGAAACAGGGAGTCGTGGCCGTACTGGGCGTGTGCACGGGCTGCCTTGTCCACGTCTTCTCCGCGGCCCTCGGCCTGTCGGCCATTCTCGCCACCTCCGCATCGGCTTTCACCGTGGTCAAGCTCGCGGGAGCGGCCTATCTCGTCTACATCGGCGTGAACATGCTTTGGGATCGCAACGGCAAGAAGACAGCCAAAACAGAAAGCGTCACGGTTTCCCGACGCAAGGTCTTTTCCCAAGGGTTCCTGACCAACGCCCTCAATCCGAAGGTCGCGCTGTTCTTCCTTGCTTTTCTTCCGCAATTCGTGAGTTCGGACGCCCCGTCCAAGCCAATGGCATTTCTCTTTCTCGGCGTGGTCTTCACCTTCAACGCCATCTTCGTGAACCTGCTCTGGGCATGGGCAGCCGCCAGAATCTCCAACCTGCTGAGCAACAACGGCCGGTTCGGGGCATGGGCCAAACGCGCTGGCGGCGCGGTCTTCATGGCACTGGGCATCCGCCTCGCCATGGCCGATTCGGTGTAA
- a CDS encoding DUF2087 domain-containing protein, which produces MSKVSMPLYVGDVSALARNLRRQLHESESLPSHVEMLNILVKAGGFRNFQHFKAQHDARKGLDVPRPSAAEINYKLVKRILRLFREDGNLAHWPKKYSERVICLWVMWSRIAARRIYSEYEISELLEQQHLFEDHALLRRELVDHRLVRRTPDGRQYQRIEVQPPAEAVEVFRLLRQ; this is translated from the coding sequence ATGTCCAAAGTTTCAATGCCCCTGTACGTGGGGGATGTCTCCGCATTGGCGCGTAATCTGCGCCGTCAGCTTCATGAGTCAGAGAGCCTTCCCAGTCATGTCGAGATGCTGAACATACTGGTCAAGGCCGGTGGATTCCGTAATTTTCAGCATTTCAAGGCCCAGCATGATGCGCGAAAGGGGCTTGATGTCCCCCGGCCATCGGCTGCCGAGATCAACTACAAGCTGGTGAAACGGATTCTTCGTTTGTTCCGTGAGGATGGGAATCTTGCTCACTGGCCTAAGAAATATAGTGAACGCGTCATCTGCCTGTGGGTCATGTGGTCCCGTATCGCAGCTCGCAGAATATACTCTGAATACGAAATAAGTGAATTGCTTGAACAGCAGCACTTGTTTGAAGACCACGCCTTGCTTCGTCGTGAACTGGTAGATCACAGGCTTGTACGCAGGACTCCTGATGGACGACAGTATCAGCGGATTGAGGTGCAGCCGCCAGCGGAAGCTGTCGAGGTGTTTAGGCTCCTACGGCAATAG
- a CDS encoding PqqD family protein — protein sequence MSLLKKKPPQPVISRAEALEMVPVRNSEVTEKPVPGDLVQLSYPLAIKPWFGRLAEKVGMWDKKPMVKRLELDEMGTFVWRLINGERSVRDIAAAFTDQYEVQPREAELSVTAFIKNIGQRGIIGLK from the coding sequence ATGAGCTTGCTTAAGAAGAAACCTCCCCAGCCGGTCATTTCCCGTGCCGAGGCATTGGAAATGGTGCCGGTACGCAACTCGGAAGTCACGGAAAAGCCGGTTCCTGGTGATCTGGTGCAGCTTTCCTATCCGTTGGCCATCAAGCCGTGGTTCGGTCGCCTCGCCGAAAAGGTGGGTATGTGGGACAAGAAGCCCATGGTCAAGCGATTGGAGCTGGACGAGATGGGGACGTTCGTGTGGCGGCTCATCAACGGCGAACGGTCCGTCCGCGATATCGCCGCAGCTTTTACCGACCAATACGAAGTGCAGCCCAGAGAGGCGGAACTCAGCGTGACCGCGTTCATAAAGAACATAGGGCAGCGCGGCATTATCGGTTTGAAATAG
- a CDS encoding class I SAM-dependent RNA methyltransferase: MPRSTPFRGKNISSVTDISGWTPPSATPRSTTPVSRPYASRMPLPTALRKNSAAAPIPDRKPEAVAYSCTGEAATPPCILDTTGDPLPRRGYRKRPHSAPMQETLAAACILAAGWPKIAEQGGHFIAPMCGSGTLAIEAALMAMNGAPGLLRDNFAFMHIPGYDPAVWDDLIDAAEDAENPDIPGRIIATDHDPAAIEAARDNARVAGVGDFIEFDTCDFTETEIPEGPGIVMLNPEYGERLGEVEELKAVYKGIGDFFKQRCGGKTGFIFTGNSKLAKRVGLRTKSRRIFFNAKIECRLLEYELYAGTRKQK, from the coding sequence ATGCCGCGGTCCACGCCCTTCCGTGGGAAGAATATATCGAGCGTGACGGATATTTCCGGGTGGACGCCTCCATCCGCGACACCGAGGTCAACGACTCCCGTTTCGCGGCCCTACGCGTCAAGGATGCCGTTGCCGACCGCTTTACGGAAAAATTCGGCAGCCGCCCCGATTCCGGACCGGAAACCCGAGGCAGTTGCCTATTCCTGCACTGGCGAGGCCGCAACGCCACCATGTATCCTGGACACCACCGGGGACCCGCTGCCCCGGCGCGGCTACCGCAAACGTCCACATTCCGCGCCCATGCAGGAAACGCTGGCAGCGGCCTGCATCCTTGCTGCGGGCTGGCCGAAAATCGCAGAGCAGGGCGGCCACTTCATCGCCCCCATGTGCGGCTCCGGCACCCTTGCCATCGAAGCCGCACTCATGGCCATGAACGGTGCCCCCGGCCTGCTGCGTGACAATTTCGCCTTCATGCACATTCCGGGATACGACCCCGCCGTTTGGGACGATCTCATCGACGCCGCAGAAGACGCGGAGAACCCGGACATCCCCGGCCGCATCATCGCCACCGATCATGACCCGGCAGCCATTGAGGCCGCCCGCGACAACGCCCGCGTCGCCGGAGTCGGGGACTTCATCGAATTCGACACCTGCGATTTCACGGAAACGGAAATCCCGGAAGGTCCGGGCATCGTCATGCTCAACCCGGAATACGGCGAACGCCTCGGGGAAGTCGAAGAGCTGAAGGCCGTGTACAAGGGGATCGGAGATTTCTTCAAGCAACGCTGCGGCGGCAAAACCGGCTTCATCTTCACCGGCAACTCGAAACTCGCCAAACGCGTCGGCCTGCGAACCAAGAGCCGCCGCATATTCTTCAACGCCAAGATCGAATGCAGGCTGCTCGAATACGAACTGTACGCGGGAACCCGAAAACAGAAATAA
- a CDS encoding PACE efflux transporter — protein sequence MRTKRDRIRHTILFELLGLLICTPLASWILDKDMHKIGAMTIFISATAMVCNLLYNVAFDYALKKLGRPVHHRPPWLRAVHAILFESTLICFTVPFVAWWLDMTLWAAFAADIGFALFYLVYAYIYNWAYDHVFPMPVDDTAQA from the coding sequence ATGCGTACTAAAAGAGACAGAATTCGTCACACCATACTGTTCGAACTGCTCGGACTGCTTATCTGCACACCGCTGGCATCGTGGATTCTCGACAAGGACATGCATAAAATCGGAGCCATGACCATATTCATTTCCGCTACGGCCATGGTCTGCAATCTCCTGTACAACGTAGCCTTTGATTATGCCCTGAAAAAACTGGGACGCCCTGTGCACCATCGGCCGCCCTGGCTGCGGGCTGTGCACGCGATTCTCTTCGAATCCACGCTCATCTGCTTCACCGTACCCTTTGTGGCCTGGTGGCTGGACATGACTCTGTGGGCCGCATTCGCAGCAGACATCGGATTCGCCTTATTCTATCTGGTATACGCTTACATCTACAACTGGGCCTACGATCACGTCTTCCCCATGCCGGTGGACGACACGGCTCAGGCTTAG